One window of Nocardia nova SH22a genomic DNA carries:
- a CDS encoding cytochrome P450: MRTSAVRTALGSAERTRCPRHLGADTAAGPSSESVRGSASRWCGFGDWTCVLYPHGKLADGQNDVESVPRGDRLGLSRDDEWVLTVFGGDFARDPWSVFDGLRGEDGGVHRVASPDGPPAWLVTRYDDVRAGLLDDRLATNIRHARGDDYKGFAVPAPMDAFARSDPDQLSRLRRAVTAELHPGRLSTWADRADGLTAQLLGQCDETAEFDLVERVAVPLPAAVLEELLGLPPAVGSGLRRWAESALRPDAGLRARDTLATMHDLVDAAVEYGRRSGDESMLARLTRNGLLDGEQVSLLFYLLFVWYEVLVDLTAGAVAAFAANPGQLEAFLRQPDRSKGVDELIRYLCPQMTAGPRFAVEDMIIGGHRIPAGQTVLLSLASANHDPSVFDSPEKLDVTRRSNPHLGFGLGAHACVGTGLVRPVTAAVLSRIATTWPDLRLVTDPGDIQWRNGFRHRGPLELKVQPS; the protein is encoded by the coding sequence ATGCGGACGTCCGCCGTACGCACGGCTCTCGGGAGCGCCGAGCGGACTCGATGTCCGCGTCATCTCGGGGCGGATACCGCCGCGGGCCCCTCTTCGGAAAGCGTACGCGGATCGGCATCGCGCTGGTGCGGGTTCGGCGACTGGACCTGCGTACTTTATCCGCACGGCAAGCTCGCGGACGGACAGAATGACGTCGAAAGTGTCCCGCGCGGAGACAGATTGGGACTCAGCCGCGATGATGAGTGGGTGCTGACAGTATTCGGCGGGGACTTCGCGCGAGATCCGTGGTCGGTCTTCGACGGGCTGCGCGGCGAGGACGGGGGCGTGCATCGGGTGGCCAGCCCGGACGGCCCACCGGCGTGGCTGGTGACTCGTTATGACGATGTGCGGGCCGGGTTACTCGATGATCGGCTGGCGACGAATATCCGGCACGCGCGCGGTGACGACTACAAGGGGTTTGCCGTTCCCGCGCCGATGGACGCGTTCGCGCGTAGCGATCCGGACCAGCTGTCGCGACTTCGGCGTGCGGTGACCGCGGAGCTGCACCCGGGCCGCCTGAGCACCTGGGCCGATCGCGCCGACGGGCTGACAGCACAACTTCTCGGGCAATGCGACGAGACTGCGGAGTTCGATTTGGTTGAGCGGGTGGCTGTTCCACTGCCTGCCGCAGTGCTCGAAGAGCTCCTCGGATTGCCACCCGCGGTCGGGAGTGGGCTTCGCCGCTGGGCCGAGTCGGCATTGCGACCCGACGCGGGCCTGCGGGCGCGCGACACCCTCGCGACGATGCACGATCTTGTCGATGCGGCTGTCGAGTACGGTCGCCGATCGGGTGATGAGTCGATGCTGGCCCGCTTGACGCGCAATGGCCTGCTCGACGGCGAACAGGTCTCGTTGCTGTTCTATCTGCTGTTCGTCTGGTACGAGGTTCTGGTCGATCTGACAGCAGGAGCCGTCGCGGCCTTCGCGGCGAATCCCGGCCAGCTCGAGGCGTTCTTGCGGCAGCCGGACCGGAGCAAGGGCGTCGATGAACTCATCCGGTACCTCTGTCCGCAGATGACCGCCGGTCCCCGGTTCGCCGTCGAAGACATGATCATCGGTGGGCATCGGATTCCTGCCGGGCAAACCGTGTTGTTGAGCTTGGCCTCGGCAAACCACGATCCCTCCGTCTTCGACTCCCCCGAGAAGCTGGATGTGACGAGAAGAAGCAACCCCCACCTGGGCTTCGGACTCGGAGCACACGCGTGTGTCGGGACGGGGCTGGTGCGCCCCGTCACGGCGGCGGTACTGTCGCGGATCGCCACGACATGGCCCGATCTGCGACTCGTCACCGATCCGGGTGATATCCAGTGGCGCAACGGATTCCGGCATCGCGGGCCGCT